One stretch of Leishmania braziliensis MHOM/BR/75/M2904 complete genome, chromosome 16 DNA includes these proteins:
- a CDS encoding apurinic/apyrimidinic endonuclease-redox protein, whose product MAAKRHRQSSSDSTSSSASSSPSELSPLKKAGSGQRVKAEVAVGPTTTVATSATVLAAGGAKKKAAGSPARRTSSTPKITNGDVGKLIRTAEALAALNTKKSEAEIWSNVVPFARKTADSDFDPAHMYKFITWNVAGLRGLLKKNASVLREFIEAEKPDVLCLQETKLNTDEADANAVLGVVDGYTFVDHPCAFKRGYSGTRTYMKNSTFVQQLHARCTRGFILPSTPQADAATGSPVLVEGAGDEEGRVLTTFLSSDSTSSSPSLRIALVNTYVANSGMGLARLPYRIQSFDPNMREYLHQLDVWATPNAAVPSVAAGSGGSPYGFIWAGDLNVAERDYDRYYAGTFKSMQESSGFAPEERMSFRETMRRTSSVDVFRQLYPQAGPVYSFWSQRINGRLRNLGWRLDYFIVSSRLALYVVDCFPMPTVMGSDHCPFQMWMRRP is encoded by the coding sequence ATGGCTGCGAAGCGACACCGGCAGTCTAGCAGTGATTCTACGTCCTCAtcggcctcgtcgtcgccgtcagAGCTGTCGCCCTTGAAGAAGGCGGGTAGCGGCCAGCGAGTCAAGGCAGAGGTTGCGGTAGGGCCCACCACGACGGTCGCCACGTCTGCCACTGTTCTGGCTGCAGGTGGAgccaagaagaaggcggctGGCAGCCCCGCACGTCGCACGAGCAGCACACCGAAGATCACGAACGGTGATGTCGGTAAGCTCATCCGCACTGCTgaggccctcgctgccctcaACACAAAGAAGTCCGAGGCGGAGATCTGGTCTAACGTGGTGCCGTTCGCACGCAAGACGGCCGACAGCGACTTCGACCCAGCGCACATGTACAAGTTCATTACGTGGAACGTAGCGGGCCTGCGCGGATTGCTGAAGAAGAATGCCTCGGTGCTGAGAGAGTTCATTGAGGCCGAGAAGCCGGATGTTCTGTGCTTGCAGGAGACAAAGCTGAACACTGACGAGGCGGACGCTAATGCGGTCCTCGGCGTGGTGGACGGCTACACTTTTGTCGATCACCCGTGCGCCTTCAAGCGGGGCTACTCGGGAACTCGCACCTACATGAAAAACAGCACCTTTGTGCAACAGCTTCACGCGCGGTGCACTCGTGGCTTCATACTGCCGTCCACACCACAGGCAGATGCAGCCACCGGCTCACCGGTGCTGGTAGAGGGTGCTGGCGATGAGGAGGGCCGTGTGCTGACTACATTCCTCTCTTCTGATTCGACCTCCTCATCGCCCTCGTTGCGGATTGCCCTCGTCAACACGTACGTGGCAAACAGTGGCATGGGGTTGGCACGACTGCCCTACCGCATTCAGTCCTTTGATCCAAACATGCGGGAGTACCTTCACCAGCTGGACGTCTGGGCTACCCCCAATGCTGCCGTCccgtcggtggcggcgggcagcggcggcagcccgTACGGCTTTATCTGGGCCGGCGACCTCAACGTGGCGGAGCGTGACTACGACCGCTACTACGCCGGCACATTCAAGTCGATGCAGGAGAGCAGTGGCTTTGCACCCGAGGAGCGGATGTCGTTTCGCGAGACAATGCGGCGGACAAGCTCAGTTGACGTGTTCCGCCAGCTCTACCCCCAGGCCGGCCCGGTGTACTCCTTCTGGTCACAGCGCATCAACGGCCGTCTGAGAAACTTGGGGTGGCGCCTGGACTACTTCATTGTCTCCTCGCGACTCGCATTGTACGTCGTGGACTGCTTCCCGATGCCGACAGTGATGGGCAGTGATCACTGTCCGTTTCAGATGTGGATGCGGCGCCCATGA